A segment of the Capnocytophaga sp. ARDL2 genome:
GCTGTTTTTTCTGCATATTTTGGTCGCCATTCCTGTGGTATTGCACAGAAAAACGTCTGCTCTACTATATAATCATAGCTTCCCTTATGCTCAAAAAAGTCTTGACAATGTACTTTTACTTGCGGGTATTGCTTGAATTTTTGCTTTATTTTCTCTACTAAAACAGGTGATATATCGAGAATTGTTATATTTTCGTAGCCTTGTGCTACCAAATATTCGGCTTCGTACGCATTGCCACATCCTGGTATGAGTAGCTTGCTGTGTTTGGGTACATTTTGGCTGATGTATTGGCAAATCGCTGGAGATTCATAGCCGATATCCCAGCCTGTTTCTTGATTTTGCCATCGTAGATTCCAATATTCTTTATTTAATCGTGTCATTTATTTCGATTTTATTGCGTGACAATTGAACTTTTCCTTCTTCTTCTAACTGTTTTAGTAGGCGTGAAATGACTACTCGGGAGGTGCCTAACTCGTTTGCCAACTGTTCGTGGGTAGTATGTAACAGTTTATCTCCTGTAAGTTTTGATTTTTTTTGTAGCAAAACCCAGAGTCGCTCATCTATTTTTTTGAATGCAATCTCGTTGACGATATTTAACAATTCTTCAAATCGATTATGATATTGTCGAAAAATAAAATTTTGCCATTCGGGATATTGTTTGATCCATTCTGTTACTTTTTGTATTGGTAAAAATAACAATTCTGCCTCATCCTCTATCTCTGCATTTACTTTGTTGGTTTCGCAATTGATACCCCCTAAAAAAGACATCACGCAGCTTTCGCCAGACGATACATAATACAACAATAATTCTCTACCGTCGGGTTCGGTTCTTGTGATTTTTAGTGTACCTTTCAGAACCAAAGGTACTGCTGGCGAATAACTTTTTTCATGAAATACTTTTGTACCTGTTGAAAATGTTTTTACATTTCCAAATTGTACTATTTGCTGGATGAGTGAGGTGCTAAAACCTATTTTTTGTAGCAAATTGCTTATTTCCATATTTTCTTTATTTATAAAAACCGCCTTTTAACGATTGCTAAAAGACGGTTTTATTCTATTTTACAGGAAAACTTTGCATCACTTTGTTTGTAAATTCTTTGATGCGTTGGTCTTTTTTACTTTGCTTATGCGTCAAATATCCTGTGCCTTTTCCTTGCCAAATCAATTCTTTGTTTTTGGCTGAAAGTACATCGATATACAACACTCCTTCGGTACTTGTGCTTACCATTGGATAGGCTGGTCCCCACATCCACGGATTCCAACCCCAAGGACGATAAAAGCCATAACCCCAACCGACGTAATGATTGACACTTACTACTTGTTTTGCATCGGTAAAAATGTTTATTAACAAATCTGGATTGGTACTTTTGGTGTATCCTTTTGCTGACATTTCTTCATCAATAGCTTTTAAAATTCGCTTTTTGTCTAAATCCGATATTTTTACTTCATCAACTCCTTCTTTCAAAAACGCATAGGTTTTGAATTCTTGAAAATTGACTGTATTGTCGTAATCTGATGCTACTTGCACCGTATTACACGAGGCTAATGCCAATATCCCTAATAAAGGAATCATTTTTAATAGTTTCATATTTTTTTCTTTTTTTAGTTTATGCACTTTGTGGGGTTTGGGTTGCAGGTTACAAGTTATAGGTTACAAATTATAGGTTTTAAAACTTGAAACAAAATCAAACTTGAAACACCAAAGACTTACAACAATCTTTCATCTACTTCGTTTGGCAAGGTAACTTTCAACAAAGGTTCTACTTCCATAGCTCGTTTGATTGCGAAAATTGCTCCTTCGTTTCTTGCCCAACTTCTACGAGAAATACCGTTATTTACATCCCAAAACAGCATCGATTTCAATCGCTGTTCGGCTTCTGGAGTTCCATCGAGGAGCATTCCAAATCCTCCGTTGATTACTTCTCCCCAACCTACACCACCTCCGTTGTGGATAGAAACCCAAGTAGCTCCACGGAAACTGTCTCCAATCACATTGTGAATAGCCATATCTGCTGTAAAACGCGAACCGTCGTAAATATTTGAAGTTTCTCTATATGGCGAGTCTGTACCCGATACATCATGATGGTCTCTTCCCAATACTACTGGACCGATTTTTCCTGCTTTGATGGCATTGTTAAAGGCTTCGGCTATTTTCATACGACCTTCTGCATCTGCATACAAAATACGCGCTTGCGATCCTACCACCAATTTATTTTCTTGAGCTCCACGAATCCACTGAATGTTGTCTTTCATTTGTTGTTGGATTTCAGCAGGAGAAGTTTTAATCATTTCTTCCAAAACTTCACAAGCAATATCGTCGGTTTTTTTCAAATCTTCTGGATTGTTTGATGCACAAACCCAACGAAATGGTCCAAATCCGTAATCAAAACACATAGGTCCCATAATATCTTGCACATACGACGGATATTTGAATTCTCTACCTAAAGTTGGGTTAGGATTCATCACATCGGCACCTGCACGAGACGCTTCCAACAAAAAGGCATTTCCGTAGTCGAAGAAATAAGTACCTTTTGCGGTGTGTTTGTTTACTGCTGTAGCGTGTCTTCTCAAAGATTCTTGTACTTTTTCTTTGAACAATTCTGGTTGATTTGCCATCATTTCATTCGATTCTTCAAACGAAATTCCTACAGGGTAATAACCTCCTGCCCACGGATTGTGCAATGATGTTTGGTCTGAACCTAAATCGATGGTAATGTTTTCTTGGTCAAATTTTTCCCAAACATCTACCACATTTCCTAAATATGCCAAAGAAACTACTTCTTTATCATTCAATGCTTTTCGTACACGAACTACCAATTGGTCTAAATCTTGAATAATTTCGTGAATCCAACCTTGTTCGTGGCGAATTTTGGTGATTTTTGGATTTACCTCTGCACAAACCGTCACACATCCTGCAATAGTTCCTGCTTTGGGTTGAGCTCCACTCATTCCTCCCAAACCTGAAGTTACAAACAAACTTCCTTTAGGGGCTTTTCCTATTTTTCTAAATCCGTTTAAAACTGTAATCGTAGTACCGTGTACAATTCCTTGTGGACCAATGTACATATATGAACCTGCGGTCATTTGTCCGTATTGGGTAACTCCCAATGCATTGAATTTTTCCCAATCGTCTGGTTTTGAATAGTTAGGAATCATCATTCCGTTGGTAACTACTACTCTTGGAGCGTTTTTATGCGATGGAAACAATCCCATTGGGTGTCCAGAATACATTACCAATGTTTGCTCATCAGTCATTTCTGCCAAATATTTCATCGTAAGCAAATACTGAGCCCAATTGCTAAATACTGCTCCGTTTCCTCCATAAGTAATCAATTCGTGTGGGTGTTGAGCTACGGAATAATCCAAATTGTTTTGAATCATCATCTGAATAGCCTTTGCTTGTAGTGATTTCCCTGGATACTCATTAATATCACGAGCATACATTCGATAATTAGGGCGGAAACGATACATATAAATACGACCATATTTTTCCAACTCTTCACGAAATTCTGGCAAAAGTATTTCGTGATGTTTTGGGTCAAAATACCTCAACGCATTACGCAAAGCCAAGTTTTTTTCTTCTTCTGTAAGAATTTCTTTACGCTTTGGAGCGTGATTTATCGTTTGATCATATACTGCCTTTGCAGGCAAAACATCTGGAATACCTTGTAATACTTGTTGTTGAAAATCAGTCATTTTTTTTATTTTTTCAGTTGTTTTTTTATTAATCCTGTATTTTTGTCAAATCCATAGGGACAATGCTTGCAACCACTTTTGCAACAATAACCTCTGTCCAATAAATATTTTTCTGTAAAAATACGAAATCCACTTTCGGAAAGGTAATAATCTACTCCTTCTACTAAATCTTTTTTCATCTTTCACAAAGATACAAGATATATAAATAATTGTCAATGATAAAATGGTGTTTTAAAAACATATTGAAGAAATCATCTGTTTAGATTAAATACATTTTTGACAATTCGTTTTAATTGTTTTTTTAAACATAGTTTTTTATTATAAAATCTTTGATAACAGTTAAATATAAAAAAAAGTGAAACAAATAAAAGGAATTTCCCTTTAAACGGTACTTCCTTTCATCTATTTCACATAAAATCTTTTTCACATAGAAAAATACGTAAACTGAATATTAAACATTTTTCTCTTTATCAATGATAG
Coding sequences within it:
- a CDS encoding methyltransferase domain-containing protein; the protein is MTRLNKEYWNLRWQNQETGWDIGYESPAICQYISQNVPKHSKLLIPGCGNAYEAEYLVAQGYENITILDISPVLVEKIKQKFKQYPQVKVHCQDFFEHKGSYDYIVEQTFFCAIPQEWRPKYAEKTAELLAHQGKIIGLLFAKEFYNQTPPYGGTKAEYEQLFSKHFHLQTIQLCENSIKPRKGAELFIVFVKK
- a CDS encoding Crp/Fnr family transcriptional regulator, which translates into the protein MEISNLLQKIGFSTSLIQQIVQFGNVKTFSTGTKVFHEKSYSPAVPLVLKGTLKITRTEPDGRELLLYYVSSGESCVMSFLGGINCETNKVNAEIEDEAELLFLPIQKVTEWIKQYPEWQNFIFRQYHNRFEELLNIVNEIAFKKIDERLWVLLQKKSKLTGDKLLHTTHEQLANELGTSRVVISRLLKQLEEEGKVQLSRNKIEINDTIK
- a CDS encoding DUF4136 domain-containing protein; amino-acid sequence: MKLLKMIPLLGILALASCNTVQVASDYDNTVNFQEFKTYAFLKEGVDEVKISDLDKKRILKAIDEEMSAKGYTKSTNPDLLINIFTDAKQVVSVNHYVGWGYGFYRPWGWNPWMWGPAYPMVSTSTEGVLYIDVLSAKNKELIWQGKGTGYLTHKQSKKDQRIKEFTNKVMQSFPVK
- a CDS encoding urocanate hydratase; its protein translation is MTDFQQQVLQGIPDVLPAKAVYDQTINHAPKRKEILTEEEKNLALRNALRYFDPKHHEILLPEFREELEKYGRIYMYRFRPNYRMYARDINEYPGKSLQAKAIQMMIQNNLDYSVAQHPHELITYGGNGAVFSNWAQYLLTMKYLAEMTDEQTLVMYSGHPMGLFPSHKNAPRVVVTNGMMIPNYSKPDDWEKFNALGVTQYGQMTAGSYMYIGPQGIVHGTTITVLNGFRKIGKAPKGSLFVTSGLGGMSGAQPKAGTIAGCVTVCAEVNPKITKIRHEQGWIHEIIQDLDQLVVRVRKALNDKEVVSLAYLGNVVDVWEKFDQENITIDLGSDQTSLHNPWAGGYYPVGISFEESNEMMANQPELFKEKVQESLRRHATAVNKHTAKGTYFFDYGNAFLLEASRAGADVMNPNPTLGREFKYPSYVQDIMGPMCFDYGFGPFRWVCASNNPEDLKKTDDIACEVLEEMIKTSPAEIQQQMKDNIQWIRGAQENKLVVGSQARILYADAEGRMKIAEAFNNAIKAGKIGPVVLGRDHHDVSGTDSPYRETSNIYDGSRFTADMAIHNVIGDSFRGATWVSIHNGGGVGWGEVINGGFGMLLDGTPEAEQRLKSMLFWDVNNGISRRSWARNEGAIFAIKRAMEVEPLLKVTLPNEVDERLL
- a CDS encoding DUF5522 domain-containing protein is translated as MKKDLVEGVDYYLSESGFRIFTEKYLLDRGYCCKSGCKHCPYGFDKNTGLIKKQLKK